In a single window of the Cygnus olor isolate bCygOlo1 chromosome 5, bCygOlo1.pri.v2, whole genome shotgun sequence genome:
- the SNAP23 gene encoding synaptosomal-associated protein 23 isoform X1 — protein sequence MAELSAEEIHLRANQVTDESLESTRRILGLAIESHDVGIKTITMLDEQGEQLNRIEEGMDQINKDMREAEKTLTELNKCCGLCVCPCNSSYMWFLRSRTKNFESSKAYRATWGDGVENSADHVISMQPRSINQQQPQTSGGPSGGYITRITNDAREDEMDENLTQVGNILGNLKNMALDMGNEIDAQNKQIDRINVKADTNRDRIEQANIRAKKLIEN from the exons ATGGCTGAACTATCGGCTGAAGAAATTCATCTGAGGGCCAACCAGGTCACTGATGAG TCTTTGGAAAGCACAAGGAGGATTCTTGGCTTGGCCATTGAG TCTCACGATGTTGGCATCAAGACTATTACAATGCTGGATGAACAAGGAG AACAGCTAAATCGCATAGAAGAAGGCATGGACCAGATAAATAAGGACATGAGAGAAGCTGAGAAGACACTGACAGAACTCAACAAATGTTGTGGGCTCTGTGTCTGTCCTTGTAACAG TTCATATATGTGGTTTTTACGGAGTAGGACGAAGAACTTTGAGTCTAGCAAAGCATACCGAGCAACATGGGGAGATGGAGTGGAGAACTCAGCAGATCATGTGATATCCATGCAACCAAGAAGTATAAATCAGCAGCAACCTCAGACTTCTGGAGGACCAAGCGGTGGATATATTACACG GATAACAAATGATGCCAGAGAAGATGAAATGGATGAAAATCTTACTCAAGTAGGAAACATTCTTgggaatttgaaaaatatggcTTTGGATATGGGCAATGAGATTGATGCCCAGAACAAACAAATAGACCGGATAAACGTAAAG GCAGATACAAACAGGGATCGCATTGAGCAAGCCAACATCAGAGCGAAGAAACTCattgaaaattaa
- the SNAP23 gene encoding synaptosomal-associated protein 23 isoform X2, producing the protein MAELSAEEIHLRANQVTDESLESTRRILGLAIESHDVGIKTITMLDEQGEQLNRIEEGMDQINKDMREAEKTLTELNKCCGLCVCPCNRTKNFESSKAYRATWGDGVENSADHVISMQPRSINQQQPQTSGGPSGGYITRITNDAREDEMDENLTQVGNILGNLKNMALDMGNEIDAQNKQIDRINVKADTNRDRIEQANIRAKKLIEN; encoded by the exons ATGGCTGAACTATCGGCTGAAGAAATTCATCTGAGGGCCAACCAGGTCACTGATGAG TCTTTGGAAAGCACAAGGAGGATTCTTGGCTTGGCCATTGAG TCTCACGATGTTGGCATCAAGACTATTACAATGCTGGATGAACAAGGAG AACAGCTAAATCGCATAGAAGAAGGCATGGACCAGATAAATAAGGACATGAGAGAAGCTGAGAAGACACTGACAGAACTCAACAAATGTTGTGGGCTCTGTGTCTGTCCTTGTAACAG GACGAAGAACTTTGAGTCTAGCAAAGCATACCGAGCAACATGGGGAGATGGAGTGGAGAACTCAGCAGATCATGTGATATCCATGCAACCAAGAAGTATAAATCAGCAGCAACCTCAGACTTCTGGAGGACCAAGCGGTGGATATATTACACG GATAACAAATGATGCCAGAGAAGATGAAATGGATGAAAATCTTACTCAAGTAGGAAACATTCTTgggaatttgaaaaatatggcTTTGGATATGGGCAATGAGATTGATGCCCAGAACAAACAAATAGACCGGATAAACGTAAAG GCAGATACAAACAGGGATCGCATTGAGCAAGCCAACATCAGAGCGAAGAAACTCattgaaaattaa
- the LOC121070336 gene encoding zinc finger protein 106-like yields MVRERKCILCHIVYSSKKEMEEHMRSMLHHRELENLKGRDSNHECQVCRVTVVGLSAYAKHISSQLHKDNVDAHDKAEEKEEAEEEYLDKELIQLIKQRKERNRQAEACCANQELECDDRRSQRRREERAAYKEREAYDQSSWHHHNASQRDWKWEKDDYISPRQGKFSHSQRNLNINRHPGGPRGRSGWHQNVSGSPSNRHNYGNSGSVWHPSGRGGATLNWHHSGRGRNSTWHSEGTGNFSSWNSKSYGGNWKSNPHGANSWKFGSSGDAYSLEPIKYNKERYTWQWQEKDVIDVLPYRDRSNRTDSLDLLVINFQVRGHWILVLPSNQKTKFQETMEKVGVLPEIEYIAGPPTHPRKLQSSNHGLKRMFLKLQVKWILCLYLLLKHQVREKLVKPA; encoded by the exons ATGGTTCGAGAACGAAAATGCATATTATGTCACATTGTGTACAGCtcaaaaaag gaaatggaagaacacATGAGAAGCATGCTTCACCACAGAGAACTTGAAaacctgaagggaag GGACAGCAACCATGAGTGCCAGGTGTGCAGGGTGACAGTGGTGGGCTTGTCAGCATATGCCAAGCACATCTCCAGCCAGCTGCACAAAGACAATGTTGATGCCCATGataaagcagaagagaaagaggaggcagaagaagaaTACCTTGACAAAGAACTCATTCAACTAATCAAGCAAAGGAAGGAACGGAACCG GCAAGCTGAAGCATGCTGTGCAAACCAAGAATTAGAATGTGATGATAGGAGATCACAGAGAAGGCGAGAAGAAAGAGCTGCatacaaagaaagagaagcttATGATCAGTCTTCGTGGCATCATCATAATGCATCACAAAGAGACTGGAAATGGGAAAAGGATGATTATATTAGTCCTAGACAAGGAAAATTTTCACACTCTCAGAGGAACCTTAATATAAACAGGCATCCAGGTGGCCCAAGGGGACGCTCTGGGTGGCACCAAAATGTTTCAGGAAGCCCTTCAAATCGGCATAACTATGGGAATTCTGGAAGTGTTTGGCATCCAAGTGGGCGAGGAGGAGCAACATTAAATTGGCATCACAGTGGCAGGGGGAGAAATTCTACTTGGCACTCAGAAGGAACGGGTAATTTTTCTAGCTGGAATTCCAAGAGTTATGGAGGAAACTGGAAGTCCAATCCTCATGGTGCAAATAGCTGGAAATTTGGAAGCTCTGGAGATGCATATTCATTAGAGCCAATTAAATATAATAAGGAAAGATATACGTGGCAGTGGCAGGAGAAGGACGTTATCGATGTTCTACCATACAGAGATCGAAGTAATAGGACTGACTCACTTGATTTACTAGTGATAAACTTCCAAGTGAGGGGGCATTGGATTTTGGTACTTCCAAgcaaccagaaaacaaaatttcaagaaacaatggaaaaagtGGGAGTCCTTCCAGAGATAGAATACATCGCTGGACCCCCTACCCATCccagaaagctgcagagcagcaaccATGGTCTGAAGAGAATGTTTCTAAAACTCCAGGTAAAATGGATTCTGTGTTTATACCTTTTACTGAAACATCAAGTAAGGGAAAAACTTGTGAAGCCAGCGTGA